The Candidatus Methylomirabilota bacterium genome contains a region encoding:
- the rpiB gene encoding ribose 5-phosphate isomerase B, with the protein MLAIALGADHAGWELKEACKAWLIDQGHQVLDFGTHSPESVDYPDYAAQVGEAVAVGKVDRGVLVCGTGIGMAIAANKLPGVRAAACFDTFTARMSREHNDANVLCLGARLTGRELALEILSLWVATPFAGDRHARRVGKIVALEQRLRGERCG; encoded by the coding sequence ATGCTCGCCATCGCGCTCGGAGCCGATCACGCCGGGTGGGAGCTCAAGGAAGCCTGCAAGGCCTGGCTCATCGACCAGGGCCATCAGGTCCTCGACTTCGGCACGCACTCGCCCGAATCGGTCGACTATCCCGACTACGCCGCCCAGGTGGGCGAGGCGGTCGCGGTGGGCAAGGTCGATCGCGGGGTCCTTGTCTGCGGCACCGGCATCGGCATGGCGATCGCCGCCAACAAGCTGCCGGGTGTGCGGGCCGCCGCCTGCTTCGACACGTTCACCGCGCGCATGAGCCGCGAGCACAACGACGCGAACGTCCTTTGCCTGGGCGCGCGCCTCACCGGCCGCGAGCTCGCGCTCGAGATCCTGAGCCTCTGGGTGGCGACCCCCTTCGCAGGCGACCGTCACGCGCGCCGCGTGGGGAAGATCGTCGCGCTCGAGCAGCGCCTGCGCGGCGAGCGCTGCGGATAG
- a CDS encoding MBL fold metallo-hydrolase has product MSVALTFLGAAETVTGSRHLLESDRARVLLDCGLFQGLKALRARNWQAPPLEPARLDAVVLSHAHIDHSGYLPRLVRAGFTGPVYCTPATADLLRVMLPDAAHLQEEEAAFANRHGTSRHTPALPLFTVDDAARTLRQLRTADFGAAFAPGPGVEARFTHSGHILGAGLVECRLGGRLVVFSGDLGRYDVPIMRDPDPVGEADVLLLESTYGDRLHEHDDRRDRLVGAVRRAVDGRGWLLIPAFAVGRAQEVLFDLRQLEEAGRIPSLPVFLDSPMAIEALAIYARHLEEQDEALRREVAARTKPYAPRRFEVTKTVDDSKRLNDAPAPGIILAGSGMATGGRILHHFRRLLPDPRTTVLFVGYQAAGTRGRLLRDGARELRMFGEMVPVRATILASDAYSAHADRSEILRWLDGFRHPPGMTYLVHGEAGAAEALRQDVAARGWRVAVARDGQRVDV; this is encoded by the coding sequence GTGAGCGTCGCACTGACCTTTCTCGGCGCCGCCGAGACCGTCACCGGCTCGCGGCACCTCCTCGAGTCCGACCGGGCGCGCGTGCTGCTCGATTGCGGCTTGTTTCAGGGCTTGAAGGCGCTCCGTGCGCGCAACTGGCAGGCGCCTCCCCTCGAGCCCGCGCGACTGGACGCGGTGGTGCTGAGCCACGCCCACATCGACCACTCGGGCTATCTCCCGCGGCTCGTGCGCGCGGGCTTCACGGGACCCGTGTATTGCACGCCCGCCACCGCCGATCTCCTCCGCGTGATGCTGCCCGATGCCGCGCATCTCCAGGAGGAGGAGGCGGCGTTCGCGAATCGCCACGGCACCTCCCGCCACACGCCCGCGCTGCCGCTGTTCACGGTGGACGACGCCGCGCGGACGCTGCGTCAGCTCCGCACCGCCGACTTCGGCGCCGCCTTCGCGCCGGGCCCCGGCGTGGAGGCGCGCTTCACGCACTCCGGCCACATCCTGGGTGCCGGGCTCGTCGAGTGCCGGCTGGGCGGGCGCCTCGTGGTCTTCTCCGGCGACCTCGGGCGCTACGACGTGCCGATCATGCGCGACCCCGACCCGGTCGGGGAAGCCGACGTGCTGCTGCTCGAGTCCACGTACGGCGATCGCCTCCACGAGCACGACGATCGCCGCGACCGCTTGGTCGGCGCGGTACGGCGCGCGGTGGACGGGCGCGGCTGGCTCCTCATCCCGGCCTTCGCGGTCGGCCGCGCGCAGGAGGTGCTGTTCGACCTGCGCCAGCTCGAGGAGGCTGGGCGCATCCCATCGCTCCCGGTGTTCCTCGACAGCCCCATGGCCATCGAGGCCCTCGCCATCTACGCGCGGCATCTCGAAGAGCAGGACGAGGCGCTCCGGCGTGAGGTGGCCGCGCGGACCAAGCCGTACGCGCCGCGGCGCTTCGAGGTCACGAAGACGGTCGATGACTCCAAGCGGCTCAACGACGCGCCGGCGCCGGGCATCATCCTGGCCGGGAGCGGCATGGCGACCGGCGGCCGCATCCTCCACCACTTCCGGCGCCTCCTGCCCGACCCTCGGACCACGGTGCTGTTCGTGGGGTATCAGGCGGCCGGCACGCGTGGCCGCCTCCTGAGGGACGGGGCCCGCGAGCTCCGGATGTTCGGCGAGATGGTTCCGGTGCGCGCCACCATCCTCGCCAGCGACGCCTATTCGGCCCACGCCGACCGGTCCGAGATCCTCCGCTGGCTCGATGGCTTTCGTCACCCGCCCGGCATGACCTACCTCGTCCACGGCGAGGCGGGCGCGGCGGAAGCCCTCCGTCAGGACGTGGCGGCGCGGGGCTGGCGGGTGGCCGTCGCGCGAGACGGCCAGCGTGTCGACGTCTGA
- the thiI gene encoding tRNA uracil 4-sulfurtransferase ThiI — MAEPARPRVVVVHYHEISLKRGNRPLFLRRLQESLLRALADLPPVRVEQLTGRIVLHLDPAVDAEAAAERIGRVFGVANYALAEHTTPDMDALRRAVDRVTEGRRFASFRITARRAFKTQPLSSLEMNRELGAHVLSRHPVRVSLEHPELNVHVEALPGRAFVYGDRRPGPGGLPVGASGTVAALLSGGIDSPVAAWRLMKRGCRVVFVHFHSVPYLPDVSPGKARELVRRLTAWQYDSRLYLVPFGEIQRAVVLGVPGPARVVIYRRLMLRIAEALARRTGALALVTGESVGQVASQTLHNLARVDEVADLPVLRPLIGMDKLEITAQAEAIGTFEVSIEPDADCCTLFVPKHPGTRISREEVLAFESRLEIAGLVAQGVEGASLETFDFPVGAGPLRPIPARAGRGGLPGR, encoded by the coding sequence ATGGCGGAGCCGGCGCGGCCGCGCGTGGTGGTGGTCCACTACCACGAGATCAGCCTCAAGCGGGGCAATCGCCCGCTCTTCCTCCGGCGCCTCCAGGAGAGCCTGCTCCGCGCGCTCGCCGATCTCCCGCCGGTGCGCGTGGAGCAGCTCACCGGGCGCATCGTGCTCCACCTCGATCCGGCGGTGGACGCGGAGGCGGCCGCCGAGCGCATCGGCCGCGTGTTCGGCGTCGCCAACTATGCTCTCGCCGAGCACACCACGCCGGACATGGATGCGCTGCGCCGGGCGGTGGATCGCGTCACCGAGGGCCGGCGCTTCGCCTCATTCCGCATCACCGCGCGGCGGGCCTTCAAGACCCAGCCGCTGTCTTCGCTGGAGATGAATCGAGAGCTGGGCGCGCACGTGCTCTCGCGCCACCCCGTCCGGGTGAGCCTCGAGCACCCCGAGCTGAACGTCCACGTCGAGGCGCTGCCCGGCCGGGCGTTCGTCTACGGCGATAGGCGCCCGGGTCCGGGCGGCCTTCCGGTGGGCGCGAGTGGCACGGTGGCCGCGCTGCTCTCCGGCGGCATCGACTCGCCGGTGGCGGCGTGGCGGCTCATGAAGCGCGGCTGTCGGGTGGTCTTCGTCCACTTCCACAGCGTGCCGTACCTGCCGGACGTCTCGCCGGGCAAGGCCCGCGAGCTCGTCCGCCGTCTGACCGCCTGGCAGTACGACTCCCGGCTCTATCTCGTGCCCTTTGGGGAGATACAGCGTGCGGTCGTGCTCGGCGTGCCCGGTCCGGCGCGGGTGGTGATCTACCGGCGGCTCATGCTCCGGATCGCCGAGGCGCTGGCCCGCCGCACGGGCGCCCTCGCCCTCGTCACGGGCGAGAGCGTGGGGCAGGTGGCCTCGCAGACCTTGCACAACCTCGCGCGCGTGGACGAGGTGGCCGATCTGCCCGTGCTGCGCCCCCTCATCGGGATGGATAAGCTCGAGATCACCGCGCAGGCGGAAGCCATCGGCACCTTCGAGGTCTCCATCGAGCCCGACGCCGACTGCTGCACGCTGTTCGTGCCCAAGCACCCGGGCACGCGGATCAGCCGGGAGGAAGTCCTGGCCTTCGAGAGCCGCCTGGAGATCGCCGGCCTGGTGGCCCAGGGCGTGGAGGGCGCCAGCCTGGAGACCTTCGACTTCCCCGTCGGCGCTGGACCGCTCCGCCCGATTCCCGCGCGCGCCGGTCGCGGAGGGCTGCCCGGGCGGTGA
- a CDS encoding molybdenum cofactor guanylyltransferase produces MSLAITGVIQAGGKSTRMGGEPKALMELGGRPIVARVLDVVRQVTERVLLVTNTPDLYAFLGLPMVPDLFPEGGSLGGIYSGLRAAPGDAAFTVACDMPFLSEPVARLVLARAGEADVVAPRIGEQWETLHACYGKACLAPMERRLREGRLRITGFFEEVRVLAITEAEVAAVGDPARVFMNVNTPDELARARVLAADARS; encoded by the coding sequence GTGAGTCTCGCGATCACCGGTGTCATCCAGGCGGGCGGCAAGAGCACGCGCATGGGGGGCGAGCCCAAGGCCCTCATGGAGCTGGGCGGCCGCCCGATCGTCGCGCGCGTGCTCGACGTCGTGCGCCAGGTCACGGAGCGCGTGCTGCTTGTCACCAACACGCCCGATCTCTACGCGTTCCTCGGGCTCCCCATGGTGCCGGACCTCTTCCCGGAGGGCGGGTCGCTCGGGGGCATCTATTCCGGCCTGCGCGCGGCGCCGGGGGATGCCGCGTTCACCGTCGCGTGCGACATGCCGTTCCTCTCCGAGCCGGTAGCGCGCCTGGTGCTGGCCCGCGCCGGCGAGGCCGACGTGGTGGCCCCGCGCATCGGCGAGCAGTGGGAGACGCTTCACGCCTGCTACGGCAAGGCGTGCCTGGCTCCGATGGAGCGGCGCCTCCGCGAGGGTCGGCTCCGCATCACCGGCTTCTTCGAGGAGGTCCGCGTGCTCGCGATCACGGAAGCGGAGGTCGCGGCGGTGGGCGACCCGGCGCGCGTGTTCATGAACGTCAACACCCCCGACGAGCTGGCGCGGGCCCGTGTCCTCGCTGCCGACGCCCGGAGCTAG
- a CDS encoding L-threonylcarbamoyladenylate synthase — MRVVDADRPDPEVLDAAAAVLRSGGTVAFPTESFYGLGADALSPEAVRRVFRIKGRPESKPLLVLVGSMERALALVEGASPGARELMARHWPGPLTLVLRAAPLVPTEVTAGSGTVGVRVPGHAVALGLVRSAGMPLTAPSANPSGSAPPTRAGEVAASFGEAVDFILDAGATAGGAGSTLADCTVWPPRILRQGPIHL, encoded by the coding sequence ATGAGGGTGGTTGATGCCGACCGCCCGGACCCCGAGGTGCTCGACGCGGCCGCGGCCGTGCTCAGGTCGGGTGGCACCGTGGCGTTTCCCACCGAGAGCTTCTACGGGCTGGGCGCCGACGCCCTGTCGCCGGAGGCGGTGCGGCGGGTGTTCCGCATCAAGGGCCGGCCCGAGTCCAAGCCCCTCCTCGTGCTCGTGGGCTCGATGGAGCGCGCGCTCGCACTGGTCGAGGGCGCGAGCCCCGGCGCCCGCGAGTTGATGGCGCGCCACTGGCCGGGCCCGCTGACGCTCGTGCTCCGGGCCGCTCCGCTGGTGCCCACCGAGGTGACGGCAGGCAGCGGCACCGTCGGCGTGCGCGTCCCGGGTCACGCGGTGGCGCTGGGGCTCGTGCGCTCGGCAGGGATGCCGCTGACCGCGCCCTCCGCCAATCCCAGCGGGAGCGCGCCGCCCACCCGCGCGGGCGAGGTCGCGGCGAGCTTCGGGGAGGCGGTGGACTTCATCCTGGATGCCGGAGCCACCGCCGGCGGCGCCGGGTCCACGCTCGCCGATTGCACGGTGTGGCCGCCCCGCATACTCCGTCAGGGACCGATACACTTGTGA